From a single Rosa rugosa chromosome 7, drRosRugo1.1, whole genome shotgun sequence genomic region:
- the LOC133723294 gene encoding uncharacterized protein LOC133723294 produces MDCTYKTNRYRFPLFEIVGVTSTEKTFNVAFVYILRETEENYTWALSRLRILPDHCTPSVFVTDRELALMNSISKIFPDSQHLLCKWHINRNMMKECKKKIATAEMWNMFLNAWNTAVGSTTESEYWANLKEFESKFSTYPDELRYLKRELHIKASFEKNRCFLQHDFKHEYLKELISYVSITSLNKIVCEANRADSIKKDVACCGCVIRVTHGLPCMHEIAEYKRSNRPIPIDAVHNHWRQLGINQAMHNDTEEKVPVKQHMLRLETWIKQQNDEYRRHLLIKIDELMNPGSTFLKQPVERAKTKGRPHKTDTSTRRLPSGFEIENTLSGPDSHSQAPTVYEVGQDVSHGPIISIQDTASSKKLRIVQLKIRVVASAMGFGRKSWRKVHRDLLNELHSMRELYVILFGGIEVEKVQQTVNHYGSGNAPEKYWMYFPEMEHLIARCYGVVVIFLSEGKCRTFLPLVEHKIGQFSNDELKEIGIGHVNKNHFVHTLTF; encoded by the exons ATGGATTGTACCTACAAGACCAATAGATATCGTTTTCCACTTTTTGAGATTGTGGGGGTAACATCCACTGAGAAGACCTTTAATGTTGCATTTGTCTATATCTTAAGAGAGACAGAAGAAAATTACACATGGGCTTTGAGTAGGTTGAGAATTCTTCCAGATCATTGTACTCCCAGTGTTTTTGTGACGGACCGTGAATTAGCACTAATGAATAGTATAAGCAAAATATTTCCTGATTCCCAACATCTCTTATGTAAATGGCACATCAACCGAAACATGATGAAAGAATGCAAGAAAAAGATCGCGACAGCAGAAATGTGGAATATGTTTCTCAATGCTTGGAACACTGCTGTTGGTTCTACAACTGAAAGTGAATACTGGGCAAACTTGAAGGAATTTGAATCTAAATTTAGTACATATCCTGATGAGCTTCGTTACTTAAAGAGAGAACTTC ATATCAAGGCATCTTTTGAGAAAAATAGGTGCTTTTTGCAACATGATTTTAAGCATGAGTACTTGAAGGAGTTAATAAGTTATGTGTCTATCACGTCCTTGAACAAAATAGTGTGTGAAGCTAATAG GGCTGATTCAATTAAGAAAGATGTCGCTTGTTGTGGTTGTGTGATACGTGTTACACACGGTTTACCTTGTATGCATGAGATTGCAGAGTACAAACGCTCCAACCGGCCTATTCCTATTGATGCAGTTCATAATCATTGGAGACAGTTGGGTATCAATCAAGCCATGCATAATGACACTGAAGAAAAGGTTCCGGTAAAACAACATATGCTTCGATTAGAGACATGGATTAAACAACAAAATGATGAATATAGACGACATTTATTGATAAAAATTGATGAGTTGATGAATCCAGGCAGTACTTTTCTAAAACAACCTGTAGAGAGGGCAAAGACGAAAGGGCGTCCACACAAGACTGACACTAGTACTCGTCGTTTGCCATCTGGCTTTGAGATTGAAAATACTCTTTCAGGTCCTGACAGTCACTCACAGGCACCTACTGTTTATGAAGTTGGTCAAGATGTTTCCCATGGTCCTATTATATCAATTCAGGATACTGCATCAAGTAAGAAACTAAGGATTGTACAACTAAAAATAAG AGTTGTGGCTTCAGCAATGGGTTTTGGTCGAAAATCATGGCGCAAAGTTCATAGGGATTTATTAAACGAGTTGCATAGTATGCGAGAACTGTATGTAATCCTCTTTGGTGGAATTGAGGTTGAGAAGGTTCAGCAGACGGTTAACCATTATGGCTCTGGAAATGCACCGGAAAAGTATTGGATGTATTTTCCGGAAATGGAGCATTTAATTGCAAGATGTTATGGTGTAGTGGTAATATTTCTATCAGAAGGGAAATGCAGAACATTCCTCCCCCTAGTAGAACACAAGATTGGGCAGTTCAGTAATGATGAGCTCAAAGAGATTGGAATTGGCCATGTGAACAAAAACCATTTTGTGCAT ACGTTGACTTTTTGA